One genomic segment of Syngnathus typhle isolate RoL2023-S1 ecotype Sweden linkage group LG8, RoL_Styp_1.0, whole genome shotgun sequence includes these proteins:
- the chst3a gene encoding carbohydrate sulfotransferase 3a, with amino-acid sequence MKFKYAAVFIFIVALVIIEKESNIISRMSDKILQRPTPQQSTQPSLDYSNTTQTEFNVMLSNVSEESRNLSDELPNLGQKNILLMATTRTGSSFMGELFNQHGENMFYLFEPLWHVEDTTKTTRNSSLPPEIYRDLLQGLFLCDFTQLEKFLYPPAQDHVASWLFRRYSSLSLCEEQVCSPFVKEVFERHRCKNRQCGPLNLTLASQSCLSKQYRAIKSVRVHQLETLRPLVEDPRMNIKIIQLVRDPRAIVVSRMVAFSLKYQTLKPSEQEGQVPETDETWKNLKGNCDNMKRSAELGLSQPRWLRRSYMLVRYEDIARNPIQKAEEMYRFTGIPFSPKAREWVLKNTQTTRDANDFFSTQRNSSEQAEKWRYGIPFTLAQAVQRLCGPTMKLFGYKFVDDAKTLVNKSISLCEDKTFH; translated from the exons atgaagttcaAATATGCGGCGGTCTTCATCTTTATCGTGGCGTTGGTCATCATCGAAAAGGAAAGCAATATCATATCAAG AATGTCGGATAAGATCCTGCAAAGACCAACTCCACAGCAGAGCACGCAACCGTCACTGGATTACAGCAACACGACCCAAACCGAGTTCAACGTGATGCTCTCCAACGTTTCAGAAGAGAGTCGAAATCTAAGCGATGAACTTCCAAATCTTGGCCAGAAGAACATCTTACTCATGGCCACCACAAGAACTGGGTCTTCATTCATGGGGGAACTCTTTAACCAGCACGGAGAGAACATGTTCTACCTCTTTGAGCCTCTGTGGCATGTCGAAGACACCACGAAGACGACAAGGAACAGTAGTTTGCCGCCGGAAATTTATCGGGATCTACTCCAGGGTCTCTTCTTGTGTGACTTCACCCAACTGGAGAAGTTCCTCTACCCCCCTGCCCAGGACCACGTGGCCTCGTGGCTATTCCGCAGATATTCCAGTTTGTCATTGTGCGAAGAGCAAGTCTGTAGCCCCTTCGTCAAGGAGGTTTTTGAGAG GCACCGCTGTAAAAATCGACAGTGCGGTCCCCTCAACCTGACCCTGGCTTCGCAGTCGTGCCTTTCCAAACAATACCGAGCCATTAAGTCTGTTCGAGTGCATCAGTTGGAAACGCTGCGCCCTCTGGTCGAGGACCCTCGCATGAACATCAAAATAATCCAGTTAGTCCGAGATCCACGTGCCATAGTGGTGTCACGCATGGTGGCCTTCTCTTTAAAGTACCAGACGTTGAAGCCTTCGGAGCAGGAGGGTCAGGTGCCCGAGACTGACGAAACGTGGAAAAACTTAAAAGGGAACTGCGACAACATGAAAAGGTCCGCCGAGTTGGGCCTGAGCCAACCGCGTTGGCTGAGGAGAAGCTACATGTTGGTGCGCTACGAAGACATCGCTCGCAACCCGATACAGAAAgcggaggagatgtacagattcaCGGGGATCCCGTTCAGCCCCAAAGCTCGCGAGTGGGTCTTGAAGAACACCCAAACCACACGGGATGCCAACGACTTCTTCTCCACCCAAAGGAATTCGTCAGAGCAGGCGGAGAAATGGAGATATGGAATTCCTTTCACATTAGCTCAGGCGGTGCAGCGACTGTGCGGACCTACCATGAAGCTCTTTGGCTACAAGTTTGTGGACGATGCAAAGACCCTCGTCAATAAGTCCATCAGCTTGTGTGAGGACAAGACATTTCACTAA
- the cdhr1a gene encoding cadherin-related family member 1: MKHVKILHLPLLFAFWHVCLAQADFAPYFFDNGPYSNNGNMALFSLSEDTPVGTQIYCLNGTDPEGQEVSYGLSFDPGSKEYFRVNPKTGNITLVQRLDREKQDSFDVMVSITDGKSKVVERVTIFVMDANDEKPEFQNMPAIIDVLETTESGHSIFKAQAVDKDTGSGGSVNYYLLNVQSSLFSIDRDGVIRIKPEETLDYEKTKTHFLVVIAKDGGGTFNGKEQFLSSSATLTINVIDAQDTPPSFIGTPYFGYVYEVSLPGSEIFTVVAKDGDAGNPNPIRYSFVEGDDGVFSINETTGRITLLTSPVFLKREIFNIKVKASEISPRNRLLDYSETTMVIRVVDLNNNPPTFYGENGTQSTFELTMYEHPPEGEILRGLKITVNDSDQGANAKFNLRLIGPGRMLRVVPQTVLNEAQVTILVEDSAGMDYEKHHFLTYKLLAVEIDTPERFSSTADIIIHLMDTNDNAPKFSSDYYIARIPENSPGGSNVVSVLAIDPDSGPWGDVKYSIYGSGADLFLVQPSSGIIYTQPWANLDAEVRSKYNFYVKAEDSEGKYSLAEVFVTVLDLNDHPPAFNDNFLEKTMVIGAPVKIEAIDDDAEIPNNVIEYAIMKAEPDNNIFDIDSDTGEINLKSYIKSMAIIQNITKQRDLTWSLVVQARDMGQPSFSTTAVVKIDITEANKLKGGTLESFLMHDKNKPVQIVGVLAGVISLMVMLTVVISTVTFVRNKKSNRVVPNRRVRRRPRNQHAWTFKNLFRKAENPEEKFQVEDDEPDLVENVNRNNNVDNAVRHCPPPPPPPRAPSLPPPPPPYVPGERKWVVPTVSAIVAARPKKKSPAQDTVNKALVSELKMRLEQKRMLNHL, translated from the exons ATGAAGCATGTGAAGATCTTACATTTGCCACTGCTCTTTGCTTTTTGGCACGTTTGCTTGG CTCAAGCAGACTTCGCCCCGTATTTCTTCGACAATGGACCGTACAGCAATAACGGCAACATGGCTTTGTTCAGCCTCTCAGAGGACACGCCTGTTG gtacacAAATTTACTGCCTTAACGGCACAGACCCCGAGGGGCAGGAGGTGAGCTACGGCCTGTCTTTCGATCCAGGTTCCAAAGAGTACTTCAGAGTCAATCCTAAAACGGGAAATATTACTTTAGTGCAAAGGCTGGATCGAGAG AAACAAGATTCATTTGATGTCATGGTCAGCATCACAGATGGGAAAAGCAAG GTGGTGGAAAGAGTGACAATATTTGTGATGGATGCAAACGATGAAAAGCCTGAATTCCAAAACATGCCTGCCATCATTGATGTCCTTGAA ACGACTGAGTCAGGACACAGCATCTTCAAAGCTCAAGCGGTGGACAAAGACACAGGTTCAGGGGGATCCGTCAACTACTACCTTCTG AATGTGCAGTCCAGTTTGTTTAGCATTGATAGAGATGGAGTCATTCGCATCAAGCCTGAGGAAACGCTGGACTACGAGAAAAcaaaaacgcattttctcgtgGTCATTGCAAAG GACGGTGGAGGCACTTTCAACGGCAAAGAGCAGTTTTTGTCCTCCTCAGCTACGTTAACGATTAACGTGATAGATGCACAGGATACACCACCATCTTTTATCGGAACGCCGTACTTTGGATACGTTTATGAAGTGTCACTGCCG GGGTCTGAAATTTTCACCGTCGTGGCCAAAGATGGCGATGCGGGGAACCCAAATCCAATTCGTTATTCTTTTGTAGAAG GTGATGATGGAGTTTTTAGTATCAATGAAACCACGGGTCGTATCACCCTGCTGACAAGTCCCGTGTTTCTAAAGCGAGAAATCTTTAACATAAAAGTCAAA GCATCGGAAATAAGTCCCAGAAACCGTCTCCTGGACTACAGCGAGACCACGATGGTGATCCGCGTGGTTGACCTGAACAACAACCCGCCGACTTTCTACGGCGAAAACGGCACCCAGAGCACTTTTGAGCTGACCATGTATGAGCATCCCCCAGAAGGGGAAATACTGCGGGGTCTTAAAATCACAGTCAACGACTCTGATCAG GGCGCTAATGCAAAATTCAACTTGAGGCTCATTGGTCCTGGAAGAATGCTACGTGTGGTCCCACAGACGGTACTGAACGAGGCCCAAGTCACAATTCTAGTGGAGGACTCGGCAGGCATGGATTATGAGAAGCATCACTTCCTCACGTATAAG ctacTTGCTGTCGAGATCGATACACCCGAGAGGTTCAGCTCCACGGCCGACATCATCATCCATCTGATGGACACCAATGACAATGCGCCTAAATTCTCCTCGGACTACTACATCGCCAGGATTCCAGAGAATTCACCCGGCGGCTCTAATGTCGTGTCCGTCCTG gccataGACCCTGACTCAGGACCATGGGGTGATGTGAAGTACTCTATCTATGGATCTGGGGCTGACTT GTTCTTGGTCCAGCCTTCCAGTGGGATCATCTACACGCAGCCCTGGGCCAATCTGGATGCAGAAGTGCGCTCCAAGTACAACTTTTACGTCAAGGCAGAGGACTCTGAGGGCAAGTACAGCCTGGCTGAGGTGTTTGTCACCGTACTGGACCTGAACGACCACCCGCCTGCTTTCAATGACAACTTCCTGGAAAAGACAATGGTGATCGGAGCACCAGTTAAAATAGAG GCCATAGATGACGACGCAGAGATTCCCAACAACGTAATCGAGTACGCCATCATGAAAGCTGAACCAGACAACAACATCTTCGACATTGACTCCGACACCGGCGAGATCAACCTCAAGTCGTACATCAAGTCCATGGCAATCATCCAGAACATCACCAAGCAGAGAGACTTAACCTGGTCGTTGGTGGTGCAGGCCCGGGACATGGGCCAACCATCTTTCAGCACCACCGCCGTGGTCAAGATCGACATCACAGAAGCA AACAAACTCAAAGGTGGCACTTTGGAATCGTTTTTAATGCACGATAAAAACAAGCCCGTTCAAATCGTAGGCGTGCTCGCGGGCGTCATTAGCTTAATGGTCATGCTCACCGTCGTCATCTCCACCGTCACCTTCGTACGCAACAAAAAGTCCAACCGGGTCGTGCCCAACCGCCGCGTGAGGAGACGGCCCCGCAACCAGCACGCGTGGACCTTTAAGAACCTCTTCAGGAAAGCCGAGAACCCAGAAGAGAAGTTCCAGGTCGAGGACGACGAGCCGGATTTGGTGGAAAACGTCAACCGGAACAACAACGTGGACAATGCGGTCAGGCATtgccccccgccgccgccgccgcctcgagCCCCTTCActtccaccgccgccgccgccctacGTACCCGGGGAGAGGAAGTGGGTGGTGCCCACCGTCTCGGCCATTGTGGCGGCACGGCCAAAGAAAAAGTCACCGGCGCAAGACACGGTCAATAAAGCACTGGTGTCAGAACTCAAAATGAGATTAGAGCAGAAGAGGATGCTCAATCACTTATAG